The region CCGGGAACCGCCGGCCGACGGTGGCGCGCAGACCCGGCCGCGTCCGGGTCCGAACGCCGTTCCGCCGCGTCCGGGTTCCCCGGCCGCCCGGCCGGCGACTCCGGGTGCTCCCGCCCCGGGTCGGCCCGGTCCCGGTGGTCGTCCGCCGGCGCGTAGCGGTGGCAACAATCCGTTCGGCATCACCCCGGGTGGCCAGCGTCCGGCCGCTTCCGGCGGACCCCGGCCCAACCCGGCGTCGATGCCGCCCCGGCCGAGCCCGGCGTCCATGCCGCCTCGGCCCAGCCCGGCCTCCATGCCGACCCAGCGTCCCGGTCGTCCCGCCGGTGGCGGCCCCGGCCGTCCGGGCGGTCCCGGCGGCGGCGCGGGTCGTCCCGGTGGCGGCGGCGGTGCCGGTGGCGGCTTCCGCGGCGGCCCCGGTGGTGGCGGTGGCGCCGGTGGTGGCTTCCGTCCGGGTGGTGGCGGCGGTGCCGGTGGTGGCTTCCGTCCGGGTGGCGGCGGTGGCGCCCCCGGTGGTGGCGGCGGTTACCGCGGTGGTCCCGGTGGCGGGGCTCCGGCCGGTGCGGGCGCCGGTGGCGGCCGTCCGGGTGGTGGCGGTCGTGGCCGTGGTGGCGGTGCCGCGGGTGCCTTCGGGCGTCCGGGTGGCAAGCCGACCCGTGGTCGGAAGTCCAAGAAGCAGCGCAGACAAGAGTTCGACAACCTGTCCGCGCCGACCATGAGCTCGGGTGCCCCCCGAGGTCAGGGCCAGGTCGTACGGCTGTCGCGCGGTGCCTCGCTGTCGGACTTCGCCGACCGGATCAACGCCAACCCCGGTTCGCTGGTCCAGGAGATGTTCAACCTGGGCGAGATGGTCACGGCGACCCAGTCCTGCTCGGACGAGACCCTGCTGCTCCTCGGTGAGCACCTCGGCTTCGACGTGCAGATCGTCAGCCCGGAGGACGAGGACCGTGCCCTGCTGGCGCAGTTCAACATCGACCTCGACGCCGAGGTTGACGTGGCCCGGCTGGTCACCCGTCCGCCGGTGGTGACCGTCATGGGTCACGTCGACCACGGTAAGACCAAGCTGCTGGACGCGATCCGCAAGACCAACATGGTCGCGGGCGAGGCCGGTGGCATCACCCAGCACATCGGTGCCTACCAGGTGTGGGTTCCGCACAACGGCGACGAGCGCGCGCTGACCTTCATCGACACCCCGGGCCACGAGGCGTTCACCGCCATGCGTGCCCGTGGTGCCCAGGTCACCGACATCGTGGTGCTGGTGGTCGCGGCCGACGACGGCGTCATGCCGCAGACGATCGAGGCGCTCAACCACGCCAAGGCGGCCGACGTGCCGATCGTGGTCGCGGTGAACAAGGTCGACAAGCCGGAGGCCAACCCGGACAAGGTCCGCCAGCAGCTGACCGAATACGGCCTGGTCGCCGAGGAGTACGGCGGCGAGACCATGTTCGTCAACGTGGCGGCCAAGCCCGGCATCGGCATCGACGAGCTGCTTGAGGCGATCCTGCTGACCGCCGACGCGTCGCTGGAGCTGACCGCTCCGATCGACGGGCCGGCGCAGGGTGTCGCGGTCGAGGCGCACCTCGACAAGGGTCGTGGTGCGGTGGCAACGGTGCTGGTGCAGAAGGGCACCCTGCGGGCCGGCGACTCGATCGTCGCCGGTGGGGCGCACGGACGTGTCCGGGCGATGCTCGACGAGAACGGCAACCAGGTCGCCGAGGCCGGACCGGCACGTCCGGTCATGGTGCTCGGTCTGACCGCGGTGCCCAGCGCCGGGGACACGTTCCTGGCCGCCGCGGACGACCGTACGGTGCGGCAGATCGCCGAGCAGCGGCAGGCGCGGCGGCGGGCGGCGAGCTTCGCCAACTCCCGTGGCCGGGCGACCCTTGAGACGCTCATGGAGCAGATCAAGGAGGGCGAGAAGACCTCGCTCAACCTCATCCTCAAGGGCGATGTCTCCGGTTCGGTGGAGGCCCTGGAGGACGCGCTGTTCAAGCTGGACATCCCCGAGGAGGTTCAGCTCAAGATCCTCGACCGTGGCGTCGGTGCCATCACGGAAAGCAACGTGATGCTGGCGAGCGCGTCGGCCGAGGCGGCGACGATCATCGGCTTCAACGTGCGGGCCTCGAACAAGGTTCGCGAGATCGCCGACCGCGAGGGTGTGGAGATCCGGTACTACACCGTGATCTACCAGGCCATCGAGGAGATCGACGCGGCGCTCAAGGGCCTGCTCAAGCCGGAGTACGAGGAAGTCGAGCTCGGCAGCGCGGAGATCCGCGACGTGTTCCGGTCCTCCAAGATCGGTAACATCTCCGGTTGTATCGTCCGCTCGGGCATCATCCGGCGTAACGCCAAGGCGCGCCTGCTGCGCGACGGGGCGGTCGTGGCGGACAACCTCACGATCAGCTCGCTCAAGCGGTTCAAGGACGACGCGACCGAGGTGCGCGAAGGCTTCGAATGCGGTCTCACCCTGGGTAACTACAACAACGTCCAGGTTGGCGACATCATCGAGACCTTCGAGATGCGGGAGAAGACCCGCGCCTGACGGATAGCTGCAACTGATCAAGGGGTTTACGCCCGTCGTGGCGTAAACCCCTTGATCATGCGGCGGCTCCGGGCGGTATTGTCCACTCGATGTTTACTGGAACCGCGGTTTTCGACGTATTGCTGCCGGGGGATTCCCGGTCGCTGAAAGAAAAGCGCTCCTATGTCCGCCCGGTCGTGGCGGCACTGCGCCGGTTCGAGGTCTCGGTCGCCGAGGTGGGCGGTCTGGACCTGCACGGGCGGGCCCAGATCGCGGTCGCCGTGGTGGCCGCGGAGGCCGGTCATGTCGGTGAGGTGCTCGACAACTGCGAGCGCCTGGTCGCCGGTCGGCCCGAGCTCGAACTGCTGTCGGTCCGGCGGAGGCTGTACGGCGAGGACGACTGAGGGGGCCGGTCGGGCCGTACCCGAGGGCACCACCCGGAGGGTGCTGCCGGGCCGGCGCCCCCGGTCGCCCCGCAGAGGCTCGCAGGTAGTGTTCAAAAGTCGGCCGGTGGCCGTCGGCGGTGCACCGTACCGTCGGCGCGCGCCGGAAGTAGGGATGCCGTGGAGGTGCGGAGATGACGGACCCGGCCAAGGTACGCCGGCACGCCGAGCGTGTCCGGGAGCTGGTGGCTTCCGTGGTGCGTACGCAGATCAAGGATCCCCGGCTCGGCATGATCACGATCACCGATGCCCGGATCACCGCCGATCTGCGGGAAGCCACGGTCTTCTACACCGTGCTCGGTGACGCCACCGAACAGGCATCCACCGCCGCCGCGTTGGAAAGTGCCAAGGGACTGCTGCGCAGCACCGTCGGCAAGGCCCTCGGGCTGCGCCACTCACCGTCCCTGGCCTTCGTCCTGGACAACGTGCAGGACCAGGTCAAGCACATCGACGACCTGATCGCCGTGGCCCGCAGCGCGGACGAGGAGGTGCAGCGGCGGGCGGCCAATGCGGCGTACGCCGGTGACGCCCAGCCGTACAAGCTGGACGAGGACGAGGACGAGGACTCCGACGACGACGAGTCCGACTCCGACGTCCCGGCGGTCGACCCCGGTGACCGGCGGTGACCGGCTCCGGCTCGGCACTCGCCCAGTCACCGGCCGACGCCGGCCCCGACGCGGCTGACTGGGCGGCGGCGGTCGCCGCGGTACGAGCCCTGTCGCCGGACGCGCGGGTGCTGCTGATCTGCCACGTGAACCCGGACGGGGACGCGCTCGGCAGCATGCTCGGCTGCGCCCTCGGCCTGCGTACGCTGGGCTTCCGCCAGCTCCAGGCGACCTTCCCCGGCCCGCCCGGGGTGGCCGAGCCGTTCGCTGCGCTGCCCGGTCTCGACCTGCTCGTGCCGGCCGCCGACGCCTGGACCGACCCGGACCTGGTGCTCTGTTTCGACGCCGCCAGCGTCTCCCGGATCGGCGACCTGGCCGACCGGCTGGATCGGGCCGGCGAGGTGGTGGTGCTGGACCACCACGCCTCGAACACCCGGTTCGGCCGGATCCACCTGGTCGACCCGCTCGCCGCGGCCACCTCGGTGGTGGTGGAGGGTCTGCTCGACCGGTTGGACGTACCGCTGGACCGCGAGATCGCCGAGTGCCTCTACGTGGCGCTGACCACGGACACCGGTTCGTTCCGCTTCGCGATGACCACTCCGGCGGTGCACGAGATGGCCGCCCGGATGCTGGCCACCGGGATCCGGCCGGAGGAGATCTCCCGCCGGGTCTTCGACACCCGGCCGTTCGGGGCCGTCCGGCTCTACGGCGACGTGCTCGGTCGGGCCGTGCTCGAACCGGCCGCCGCCGCCGGCCACGGGCTGGTCTGGACCTATGCCACCCTGGACGACCTGGCCCGGCACCAGCAGCCGGCGTACGTGCTGGAGGCCCTGATCGACTCGGTGCGCTGCACCGCGGAGGCGGACGTGAGCTGCGTGCTGAAGCAGGTGGCGGCGGCCGAGTGGGCGGTCTCGATGCGGAGCAAGGGCGCGCTGGACGTCAGCCGGGTCGCGGTGGCGCTCGGCGGCGGCGGGCACCGGCTGGCGGCCGGCTTCACCGGTCGCGGCGGCCCGGCCGAGGTGATCGGGGCGATCCGGGCCGAGTTGGAGCGGGCCCTGACCGGGTCGGAAGATCGGGGATAGTCCGGGGGAATATGCACTTTCGGCACTCCGGCACCGCGGGCACAATCGGAAGATGGAGCAGCCCTCGGAAATAGCCGTCGATGTGCCGCGTCCCTGGGACAAACCAATTGTTTCGGTCCCCGTACTCGCCTTTCTGTCGCTGGTGGGCGGCCAGCTTCCCTCCTTCTCCCTGTCGGCGAACCTCTACACCCTGGGCACCGGGGGAACGCTGATCTGGCTCGGACTCGCCAACCGGGTGCCCCGGCGGCCACCGCCCACCCGCTCGGGGCCGGGCACTGTCTGGTGGGTGCTGCCGGTCGCCGTCTTCGGCGTGTTCGAGGGGGCCACCTTCGTGCTCGGTTCCGGTGACGACTTTCCGACCCTCTCCCGCCTGGCCGATCCGCTGCTGACCGACGAGCTGACCCGGTCGGCCGCGTACTTTGGCTGGCTGGCCGCGTTCTGGGCGCTGGTACGCCGATGAACGCGACCCGGCTGCTGGCGATCGGCGGGTTCCTGCTGGCCTTCGTCCTGCTCGCGGTGATCGAGTGGGCGGCCCGGCGGGAGGGCTCGCGGATCCCTACTCTCGGTGACGTCTGTGCCCTGGTGATGCGGTACGAGGTGGGCCCGGTGCCGGTGGGCCGGATCGGCCTGTTCGGGTTCTGGTGGTGGCTGGGCTGGCACTTCTTTGCCCGCTGATTCCGCCTGTTCGCCCGCTGACACCGCAGGTCACAGAATCGTACCGTTCCGTATCGCGGGAATCCGGCACAGAATGTGGACCTGAACGATAGCTTGGTTTGTGGGCGTACGACGGTGCCCGAACCAGGCACCGCGCGCCACCAGGGTCAACCGACCCGGGCTCACGCTGCCCTTACCGACCCGTCCGGCGATCCCGGAGGGCGGGTCCGCGGCGATCAGCAGAACCCGTACGCGACCGGCCGCGCCCTTTCGGCGTGCCGACGCACCCTGGATAGGAGCCTTCCCCATGGCGACCAAGACCAAGAAGACGGAAACCACTGACGAAGCCCGTGAGCAGGCTCGTCGCGCGTTGCAGACGTCGATGGACACCCGTCAGTGACCAACCCGTTGTGCGGCTGACGACCGGGCAGCATCCGCTCGGCCGTCGGTCGCCCACCCGTTCCACCCTCGCCGCTACCTCGGGTGGGTCCCTCGTTTTCGGGTGAGTCCCGCTCCCCGGCCGGACCCGGCGAGCATAGGTAAGTCACGGCGGCGCATTGCACTCCTTACGGGAGCCGTGTCAGGATCGGGCGCGATGAGCAAAGCCACCGTCGCCGGTCCGCACCCGTCACCGGTCAGCTCGCGCCGGATCGCCCGGCTGGCCCTGCCCGCCCTGGTGGTGCTCGCCGCCGAACCGCTCTACGTGCTGGTGGACACCGCCGTGGTGGGCCACCTGGGCCGGGTGCCGTTGGCCGCACTGGCGGTCGCCGGCACGGTGATGACCCTGGTCGTCTGGCTCGGCACGGTCGCCGCGTACGGCACCACCGGCCGATCGGCCCGCCGGTTCGGTGCCGGTGACCGCGCCGCTGCGGTGGCCGAGGGCGTACAGGCATCGTGGCTGGCGCTGGCGAGCGGCGTACTGATAGTGGTTGTGGCCCAGGTCGCGGCCGGCCCCCTGGCGCGGACGCTGGCCGGGAACGACCCGGCGGTCGCCGATGCCGCCGCCGACTGGCTGCGGATCGCCGTGCTCGGCGCGCCCGGCCTGCTGCTCGCGGCGGCCGGCAACGGCTGGCTGCGCGGCGTGCAGGACACCCGGCGCCCGCTGTACTTCGTGCTCGGCCCCAACCTGCTCTCCGCGGCCCTCTGCCCGCTGCTGGTCTACCCGGCCGGGCTCGGGCTGGTCGGCAGCGCGGTCGCCAACGTGACCGCACAGACCCTCGGCGGGCTCCTCTTCGTCGGCGCGCTGGTCGCCGAGCGGGTGACGCTGCGTCCCCGGCCGTCGATGATCCTCGGACAGCTCGTCCTCAGCCGGGACCTGCTGGTACGCGGAGCGGCCTTCCAGGCCAGCTTCCTGTCCGCCACCGCCGTCGCCGCCCGGTTCGGGGCCGCCTCCGTCGCCGCCCACCAGATCGTCCTGCAACTGTGGTTCTTCACCGCGCTGGTCCTGGACGCGTTGGCCATCGCCGCGCAGGCGCTGGTCGGTGCCGCACTCGGCGCCGGTGACGTGGCCGGCGCGCGGGCCCTGGCCAGTCGGCTCGCCCTGGTCGGCGGCGGCTGTGGGATCGCCTTCGCGCTGCTGGTCGCCGCCGGGGCTCCGGTGGTTCCGTCCTGGTTCAGCACCGACCCGCAGGTACGCGAACAGGCGCTGGTCGCGTGGCCGTGGTTCGTCGGCATGCAGCCGGTGGCCGGCGTCGTGTTCGCCCTGGACGGGGTGCTGATCGGCGCGGGTGACCTGCGTTACATGCGGGACCTCACCATCGTCGCGGCGGTCGGCGCCTTCCTACCCGCGATCTGGGCCGCATACGCCCTGGACCTCGGGCTAGGCGGAATCTGGGCCGGACTGGCCCTATTCCTACTGGTACGCCTAGCCGGCCTACTCCTACGCCTACGCAACGACGCCTGGTCAACCCCCGGCCCCACCCGCTGACCCCGCCCCCCCGCCCCGCCCCGCCCCCGCCCCCCGCCCCCGCCCCGCCCCCCTGGCGATCTTGCACTTGTGGCGCCCGAATTGCGTGACTCATTGTTGTTTGCGTACAGCCACAAGTGCAAGATCGGCGGGCGTCTTGTTCGGGGCGGGTGGGTGTGGTGGTTGGGGCGGCGTCTGGCAGGCTTGGCGGCCGTGAGTGTTGACGGGTTGATCGTGGTGGACAAGCCCAGCGGCATGACGTCGCACGATGTGGTGGCGCGGATCCGCCGGTTCGCCAAAACCCGCCGGGTCGGGCACGGCGGCACCCTGGACCCGATGGCGACCGGGGTGCTGGTGATCGGCGTGAACCGGGCGACCCGGCTGCTGACCTATGTGATCGGCGCGGGCAAGCGGTACACCGCCACGATCCGGCTCGGCCAGTCGACGATCACCGACGACGCCGAGGGGGACGTGGTCACCGAGGCGTCCGCGAGCGGTGTCACCGACGAGCAGGTCCGCGCCGGCCTGCTCCCGCTGACCGGCGAGATCGACCAGGTGCCCAGCGCGGTCAGCGCGATCAAGGTGGACGGGCAGCGGGCGTACAAGCGGGTGCGTGACGGCGAGGCGGTGACGCTGGCGGCCCGTCGGGTCACCATCTCCCGGCTGGACCTGATCGAGGTGCGGCGCCCGACCCCCGAACTGGTGGATCTCGACGTCGACGTGACCTGCTCCTCCGGGACGTACATCCGGGCGATCGCCCGGGACCTCGGGGTGGCGCTCGGGGTCGGCGGGCACCTGACCGCGCTGCGGCGTACCGCCGTGGGCGGCTTCGACCTGGCCGAGGCGGTGACCCTGGACGAGTTGGCGCAACGGGAGCCGCAGGACGTGGTCAGCCTGCCGGTCGAGGCGGCCGCCCGGCGGTTCTTCACCTCCCGGCAGGCCGACGCCACCGAGGCGAAGGTGCTCTCGCACGGAGGTCCGCTGGAACCGGCCGGCATCGACGGGCCGTACGCGGTGTTCGACCCGGACGGCGGCCTGATCGCTATCGTCAGCGAGCGGGACGGCCGGGCCCGCGCGGAGATCGTGCTCGCCCCGGCCTGACCGGGCGGTGGTCCGGGTCGGCGGGGAATGAGCGGAAGGGGGAGCGGATGCAGCGTTGGCGAGGGTACGACGGGGTGCCGGGCGGCTGGGGCCGGTCGGTGGTGACCATCGGCGTCTTCGACGGGGTGCACCAGGGGCATCAGGCGATCATCGGGTACGCCGCGAAGCGGGCCCGCGAGCTCGGCGTCCAGTCGGTGGTGGTCACCTTCGACCCGCACCCGTCCGAGGTGGTCCGGCCCGGTACGCACCCGGCGGTGCTGACCGAGCCGACCCGGCGGGCGGAGCTGATCGAGGAACTCGGCGTCGACGTGCTCTGGGTGGTGCCGTTCACGCCCGAGTTCTCCCGGCTGACCGCCGAGGGGTTCGTGCACAACGTACTGGTGGAGCACCTGCACGCGGCGCTGGTCGTGGTGGGGGAGAACTTCCGCTTCGGGCACCGGGCCGCCGGTGACGTGGTGCTGCTGGAGCGGCTCGGCCGTACCTTCGGCTTCGCCGTTGAGGGGGCGCCGCTGGTCGCCCGCGACGACACGGTCTTCTCCTCGACGTACATCCGGGCCTGTGTGGCGGCGGGCGACGTGACCGCCGCTACGGCCGCGCTCGGCCGACCGCACCGGCTCGACGGTGTGGTGGTCCGGGGCGACCAGCGGGGGCGGGAGATCGGCTTCCCGACCGCGAACCTGCTCTGCCACCGTTACGCGGCGGTACCGGCGGACGGGATCTACGCCGCCCGGCTGGTCCGCCACGGCGGGCGGCCGGGCCAGCACCCGGAGGTGCTGCCGGCGGCGGTGTCGATCGGCACCAATCCGACGTTCAACGGCCGGGAGCGCCGGATCGAGGCGTACGTGCTCGACTTCGCCGGTGATCTCTACGGCGAGCGGCTGGCGCTGGACTTCGTCGCGCGGCTGCGCGAGACCCGCCACTACGACGGCATCGAACCACTGGTGGCGCAGATCAACGAGGACGTCGCGCAGGTCCGTGCGCTGCTCGGTTGAGCGGCGCGGCCGGCCCTTCGGGGGGTTGACGTACCACGGGCTGGTAATGTGGCGGAGACGTCGGGTCACCGACGAGGGTCCTCGCGCGCCTGCACGACGCCGCGGGTGCGAGGTATTCACTGAAACCCACCAGAAATAGGGAGAAAATGGCGCTCGACCAGGAAGCAAAGAGCAAGATCCGGCAGGAATACGCGACCGTCGAGGGCGACACCGGTTCGCCGGAGGTCCAGGTCGCGGTCCTCACCAAGCGGATCGCCGACCTCACCGAGCACCTCAAGGTGCACAAGCACGACCACCACAGCCGTCGTGGTCTGCTGCTGCTGGTCGGCCGTCGTCGCCGGCTGCTCAACTACATGCAGAAGAAGGACATCAGCCGCTACCGGACGCTCATCGAGCGGCTCGGCCTGCGGAGGTGACTGAGCGGGGGAGTGGCGCGACGTCGGGTCAGCCCCGACGACGACCGCTCCCCCGACCCGTCACCAACGAATAACAGGGGCCAGCGCGACCACCCAACGGGAACGGGTCGGCACCGGTCCTCGGTAGTGGCCCCCGGGCCCCCGGCACGAGCCGGCACCCCGGGCGCTTCGATCGAAGACCGGCCGTTCGAACAGTTTCCCAGTGCCAACCGGGCGCGTGCCGGAACCTACCGGCGCAGTGGTCGGTCGTGAGCCCCACGACCGAAGGAGTGCAACACACTCATGACCGAGCAGAACATTCTCGGCACCGAGCACAGCAAGGCCGTGATCGACAACGGTGCGTTCGGCACCCGTGAGATCACCTTCTCCACCGGCCGGCTGGCCCGCCAGGCCGCCGGCTCCGTCATCGCCCAACTCGGCGAGACGGTGGTCCTCTCCACGACCACCGCGGGCAAGCAGCCCAAGGAGCAGTTCGACTTCTTCCCGCTCACCGTCGACGTCGAGGAGCGGATGTACGCCGCGGGCCGGATCCCCGGCTCGTTCTTCCGCCGCGAGGGGCGCCCGAGCGAGGACGCGATCCTCACCTGCCGCCTGATCGACCGGCCGCTGCGCCCGTCCTTCGTCAAGGGCCTGCGCAACGAGGTCCAGGTCGTCGAGACCGTGCTCGCGCTCGACCCGCAGCACCCGTACGACGTGGTGGCGATCAACGCCGCGTCGATGTCCACCAAGCTCTCCGGCCTGCCGTTCTCCGGGCCGATCGGGGCGACCCGGATGGCGCACGTGGACGGCCAGTGGGTGGCCTTCCCGACCCACGAGGAACTGGGCCGGGCGACCTTCGACATGGTCGTGGCCGGTCGGACGCTGCCGGACGGCGACGTCGCGATCATGATGGTCGAGGCCGAGGCGACCGAGCACACCGTGGCCCTGGTCGCGGGCGGCGCGACCGCACCGACCGAGGAGGTCGTGGCGAGCGGCCTGGAGGCCGCCAAGCCGGCCATCCGCGAGCTGTGCCGCGCGCAGAGCGAGCTGGCCGACGTCGCGGCGAAGCCGGTGGCCGAGTTCCCGATCTTCCTGGACTACCAGGACGACGTCTTCGAGGCGGTCGCCACGGCGGCCCGCAGCGAGGTCGCCGAGGCGCTCAAGATCGCCGGCAAGGCCGAGCGTGAGGAAGCCCTGGACCGGATCAAGGAGCGGGTGCGCGAGCAGCTCGCCGCCGACTACGAGGGCCGCGAGCGCGAGGTCGGCGCCGCCTTCCGGTCGCTGACCAAGTCCGAGGTACGGACCCGGGTGCTGCGCGAGCAGATCCGGATCGACGGCCGGGGGCCGCGTGACATCCGGCCGCTGACCGCCGAGATCCAGGTGCTGCCGCGGGTGCACGGTTCGGCGCTGTTCGAGCGCGGCGAGACGCAGATCCTCGGCGTCACCACGCTCAACATGCTTCGGATGGAGCAGGCGCTGGACACCCTCTCCCCGGAGAAGCACAAGCGCTACATGCACAACTACAACTTCCCGCCGTACTCGACCGGTGAGACCGGCCGGGTCGGTGCGCCGAAGCGCCGCGAGATCGGCCACGGGGCGCTCGCCGAGCGGGCCCTCATCCCGGTGCTGCCGGCGCGGGAGGAGTTCCCGTACGCCATCCGGCAGGTCTCCGAGGCGCTCGGCTCGAACGGCTCCACCAGCATGGGTTCGGTCTGCGCGTCCACCCTGGCGCTGCTGTCCGCCGGTGTGCCGCTCAAGGCGCCGGTCGCCGGCATCGCCATGGGCCTGATCTCGGACGAGGTCGACGGCAAGACCCAGTACGTGACGCTGACCGACATCCTCGGTGCCGAGGACGCGTTCGGTGACATGGACTTCAAGGTCGCCGGCACGCCCGAGTTCGTCACCGCGCTCCAGCTCGACACCAAGCTCGACGGCATCCCGTCGGACGTGCTGGCCGCCGCGTTGCAGCAGGCGCACGAGGCCCGTACCACGATCCTCGGCGTGATGCAGCAGGCGATCGAGGGCCCGGCCACGATGTCGGACTACGCGCCGCGGGTGACCACGGTGAAGATCCCGGTCGACAAGATCGGCATGGTGATCGGGCCGAAGGGCCAGACCATCAACGCGATCCAGGACGAGACCGGCGCCGAGATCTCGATCGAGGACGACGGCACGATCTACGTCGGCGCGACCAACGGCCCGTCGGCCGAGGCCGCGGTGGAGCGGATCAACGCGATCGCCAACCCGACGCTGCCGAAGGTCGGGGACAAGTTCCTCGGCACGGTGGTGAAGACGGCCCCGTTCGGCGCCTTCGTCTCGCTGCTGCCCGGCCGGGACGGTCTGCTGCACATCTCCAAGGTCGGGGACGGCAAGCGGGTCGAGCGGGTCGAGGACTTCCTCAACGTCGGCGACCGGGTCGAGGTGTCGATCGCCGACATCGACGCCCGCGGCAAGATCTACCTGGACAAGGTGCGGCCCGAGGGCGAGGAGGCTCCGGCCGACGCGGACGGCGCCGACCGTCCGGCCAGCCGGGGTGGCGACCGTGGCCCGCGTGACCGTGGCGACCGGGACCGGGGCGACCGTGGCCCGAGCCGTGGTGACGGCGAGGGTGGCGGCGAGGGCGGTGGCGGCGAGCGTCGTCGCCGGGACCGCCGTAGCTGATCAAAGGGTTTGACCCACCGGGCCGTGTCCTGTCGATCATGTCGATGGGACACGGCCCGTCCAATTCCACCGAGCTAGGAGTCCTGGTTCCTTGAAGCGGGATACGCAACCACCATCTCTCCTGACTCGGTCGGGACCCGGCCGGACCGTCGGCGTACACCGGACGTCGGCCGGTCGGGCCGTGACCCGTACGCTCAGCGCCGATCCGCTCGGCGGCACCGTGCGCCGTACGGTGCTGCCCAGTGGGCTGCGCATCCTGACCGAGGCGATCCCGACCGTACGCAGTGTGTCGTTCGGGGTCTGGGTGTCGGTCGGCTCGCGGGACGAGACCGGGGCGTCCGCCGGTGTCTCGCACTTCCTCGAACACCTGCTGTTCAAGGGCACCAACAAGCGGAGCGCGCTGGAGATCTCGGCCGAGATCGAGGCGGTGGGCGGCGAGACGAACGCCTTCACCACCAAGGAGTACACCTGCTACTACGCGCGGGTGCTCGACCAGGACCTGCCGCTGGCCATCGACGTGATGTGCGACCTGGTCGCCGACTCGGTGCTCGACCCGGCCGACGTGGAGACCGAGCGCGGGGTGATCCTCGAAGAGATCGCCATGCACGACGACGAGCCCGGCGACGAGGTGCACGACCTGTTCGCCACCGCGATCTACGGCGACCACCCACTCGGCCGGCTGATCTCGGGTACCGAGGAGACCATCTCCCCGATGACCCGCCGGCAGATCCAGACGTTCTACAAGAAGCGCTACACCGCGCCGAACATCGTGATCTCCGCCGCCGGCAACCTCGACCACGCGACAGTGGTGAAGCTGGTCCGGCAGGCACTGCGCGGCACCCCGCTGGACACCCCGGCGGCCGAGCCGGCGGCGCCGCGTCGGGCCACCCCGGCCGCGAAGACCAGGGCCGGGCGTACGGCGGTCGAGCACAAGGACACCGAGCAGGCGCACGTCATCCTCGGCTGCGCCGGCATCGGGCGGGTCGACGACCGGCGGTTCGCGCTCGGCGTACTGAACAACGTGCTCGGCGGCGGCATGTCCAGCCGACTGTTCCAGGAGGTCCGGGAGCAGCGCGGGTTGGCGTACTCGGTCTACTCCTACGCCAGCCAGTACGCCGACAGTGGCGTGTTCGCCGTCTACGCCGGCTGCGCTCCGGGCAAGGTCGAGGAGGTCCTGGGCCTGGTCCGGGCCGAGTTGGCCGAGGTCGCGGCGAACGGCGTCACCGCCGCCGAGCTGGCCCGGGGCAAGGGCATGGCGAAGGGCTCGTACGTGCTGGGCCTGGAGGACACGGGCTCCCGGATGAGCCGGCTGGCC is a window of Micromonospora sp. NBC_01699 DNA encoding:
- a CDS encoding MATE family efflux transporter — its product is MSKATVAGPHPSPVSSRRIARLALPALVVLAAEPLYVLVDTAVVGHLGRVPLAALAVAGTVMTLVVWLGTVAAYGTTGRSARRFGAGDRAAAVAEGVQASWLALASGVLIVVVAQVAAGPLARTLAGNDPAVADAAADWLRIAVLGAPGLLLAAAGNGWLRGVQDTRRPLYFVLGPNLLSAALCPLLVYPAGLGLVGSAVANVTAQTLGGLLFVGALVAERVTLRPRPSMILGQLVLSRDLLVRGAAFQASFLSATAVAARFGAASVAAHQIVLQLWFFTALVLDALAIAAQALVGAALGAGDVAGARALASRLALVGGGCGIAFALLVAAGAPVVPSWFSTDPQVREQALVAWPWFVGMQPVAGVVFALDGVLIGAGDLRYMRDLTIVAAVGAFLPAIWAAYALDLGLGGIWAGLALFLLVRLAGLLLRLRNDAWSTPGPTR
- a CDS encoding DUF6186 family protein — protein: MNATRLLAIGGFLLAFVLLAVIEWAARREGSRIPTLGDVCALVMRYEVGPVPVGRIGLFGFWWWLGWHFFAR
- the infB gene encoding translation initiation factor IF-2; translated protein: MAGKARVHELAKELGVESKTVLAKLKEMGEFVKSASSTVEAPVARRLRGAFVASSNPAAAPAAPATPTPQAAPSAAPGANPGEPRISAKPMPPRRPTAPPARPKGPVPGPPQPAAAAPTAKPASAHDIEVAAAEARASALKAEQEAAVKAAQAARQQQRDTVRREPPADGGAQTRPRPGPNAVPPRPGSPAARPATPGAPAPGRPGPGGRPPARSGGNNPFGITPGGQRPAASGGPRPNPASMPPRPSPASMPPRPSPASMPTQRPGRPAGGGPGRPGGPGGGAGRPGGGGGAGGGFRGGPGGGGGAGGGFRPGGGGGAGGGFRPGGGGGAPGGGGGYRGGPGGGAPAGAGAGGGRPGGGGRGRGGGAAGAFGRPGGKPTRGRKSKKQRRQEFDNLSAPTMSSGAPRGQGQVVRLSRGASLSDFADRINANPGSLVQEMFNLGEMVTATQSCSDETLLLLGEHLGFDVQIVSPEDEDRALLAQFNIDLDAEVDVARLVTRPPVVTVMGHVDHGKTKLLDAIRKTNMVAGEAGGITQHIGAYQVWVPHNGDERALTFIDTPGHEAFTAMRARGAQVTDIVVLVVAADDGVMPQTIEALNHAKAADVPIVVAVNKVDKPEANPDKVRQQLTEYGLVAEEYGGETMFVNVAAKPGIGIDELLEAILLTADASLELTAPIDGPAQGVAVEAHLDKGRGAVATVLVQKGTLRAGDSIVAGGAHGRVRAMLDENGNQVAEAGPARPVMVLGLTAVPSAGDTFLAAADDRTVRQIAEQRQARRRAASFANSRGRATLETLMEQIKEGEKTSLNLILKGDVSGSVEALEDALFKLDIPEEVQLKILDRGVGAITESNVMLASASAEAATIIGFNVRASNKVREIADREGVEIRYYTVIYQAIEEIDAALKGLLKPEYEEVELGSAEIRDVFRSSKIGNISGCIVRSGIIRRNAKARLLRDGAVVADNLTISSLKRFKDDATEVREGFECGLTLGNYNNVQVGDIIETFEMREKTRA
- a CDS encoding DUF503 domain-containing protein, with protein sequence MFTGTAVFDVLLPGDSRSLKEKRSYVRPVVAALRRFEVSVAEVGGLDLHGRAQIAVAVVAAEAGHVGEVLDNCERLVAGRPELELLSVRRRLYGEDD
- a CDS encoding DHH family phosphoesterase, with amino-acid sequence MTGSGSALAQSPADAGPDAADWAAAVAAVRALSPDARVLLICHVNPDGDALGSMLGCALGLRTLGFRQLQATFPGPPGVAEPFAALPGLDLLVPAADAWTDPDLVLCFDAASVSRIGDLADRLDRAGEVVVLDHHASNTRFGRIHLVDPLAAATSVVVEGLLDRLDVPLDREIAECLYVALTTDTGSFRFAMTTPAVHEMAARMLATGIRPEEISRRVFDTRPFGAVRLYGDVLGRAVLEPAAAAGHGLVWTYATLDDLARHQQPAYVLEALIDSVRCTAEADVSCVLKQVAAAEWAVSMRSKGALDVSRVAVALGGGGHRLAAGFTGRGGPAEVIGAIRAELERALTGSEDRG
- the rbfA gene encoding 30S ribosome-binding factor RbfA; protein product: MTDPAKVRRHAERVRELVASVVRTQIKDPRLGMITITDARITADLREATVFYTVLGDATEQASTAAALESAKGLLRSTVGKALGLRHSPSLAFVLDNVQDQVKHIDDLIAVARSADEEVQRRAANAAYAGDAQPYKLDEDEDEDSDDDESDSDVPAVDPGDRR